In the Peptoclostridium acidaminophilum DSM 3953 genome, one interval contains:
- a CDS encoding glycosyltransferase, translated as MSGRMNILFITIYFPPMNNSASIRSLYYANYLRRLGHNVGVVTCSYNDDHVYYDAVLNKKIDDEVKIYRESPGYVYSKTYSRKCENSSDSVGASNGRTRIKGVLKKYMAVPDSFVFWQKNAMKRAEKLIEDGEYDVIFSMHELPSSHMVAYRLKQRFPKIRWIAYWSDPWTVQSRERRDQPLLRKLYERNVERNVVRDADACLFTSEQTRKVYVDAFGIERVKTGIVYRGYDSAYYENVRRAGAPEWIVPDKLNIVHTGAIYTQLRDVDPFIDAIRRIKSENEAVYEKLNIVLIGEIDNIDNIQRFEDLEAISVKKRVPFEEALRYMVFSNVNILWGNKGSSQIPGKVYEYMGADGCILTILGDENDPLSDIMAEADRGPVVGNNSKDISKAIIEIADLIDTDAMPRDWTSRNEKYEWENVALDLADKIAGRA; from the coding sequence GTGAGTGGCAGAATGAACATATTATTCATAACAATATACTTTCCACCAATGAACAATTCGGCCAGCATAAGAAGTCTATATTATGCCAACTATCTCAGGAGACTGGGTCATAATGTAGGGGTTGTGACATGCAGCTATAACGATGACCATGTATATTATGATGCCGTTCTTAATAAAAAAATAGACGATGAAGTGAAGATATACAGGGAGTCTCCCGGATATGTGTATTCAAAGACATATTCAAGAAAGTGTGAAAACTCAAGCGATAGTGTTGGAGCTTCAAATGGAAGGACGAGGATTAAGGGCGTATTGAAAAAATATATGGCGGTCCCCGATTCTTTTGTTTTTTGGCAAAAAAACGCCATGAAACGAGCTGAAAAACTAATCGAAGATGGAGAATACGATGTCATTTTCTCGATGCACGAGCTTCCCTCGAGCCACATGGTTGCATACAGGCTTAAGCAGAGATTCCCCAAAATACGCTGGATAGCTTACTGGAGCGACCCTTGGACTGTTCAAAGCAGGGAAAGAAGGGATCAGCCTCTGCTAAGAAAGCTTTATGAAAGGAACGTTGAAAGAAATGTCGTCAGAGATGCGGATGCATGCCTGTTCACTTCGGAGCAGACCCGGAAGGTATATGTGGACGCCTTCGGGATTGAGCGCGTCAAGACAGGCATAGTATATAGGGGCTACGACAGTGCATATTATGAGAATGTAAGGAGAGCAGGCGCTCCTGAATGGATAGTCCCGGACAAGCTAAATATTGTACACACAGGAGCCATATACACTCAGCTAAGGGATGTGGATCCCTTCATAGATGCCATAAGGCGCATAAAATCAGAAAATGAGGCAGTCTATGAAAAGCTCAACATAGTCTTAATAGGCGAGATTGACAATATAGACAATATACAGCGCTTTGAAGATTTGGAGGCCATAAGCGTCAAAAAGAGAGTGCCATTTGAGGAAGCTCTAAGGTACATGGTTTTTTCAAACGTTAACATATTGTGGGGAAACAAGGGTTCAAGCCAGATACCCGGCAAGGTTTACGAGTATATGGGCGCAGATGGCTGCATACTGACCATACTAGGGGACGAGAACGATCCTCTCAGTGACATTATGGCGGAAGCGGACCGGGGTCCTGTGGTCGGAAATAATAGCAAGGATATCAGCAAGGCCATAATCGAGATTGCAGACTTAATCGATACGGATGCCATGCCAAGGGACTGGACGAGCAGAAATGAAAAATACGAGTGGGAGAATGTGGCGCTTGATTTGGCAGACAAGATTGCGGGGAGAGCCTAA
- a CDS encoding YveK family protein: MGEIYGLREYFEMAWKQKKIIIAATMIAILISAVFSFFVLEPEYEAGTSILVNRIENETERYLDFDDVVLNQKLVNTYGRIAMSDAVLEKTMNDLNIVMDAEEFAKMISINIVENTEIMEIHVLSANPTEAARVANTMAAAFVDEVKRIMGMENIKIIDRAETPQSPSKPDKKVIIIVNGFIGMMVGLYAAFIKEYFDDTIKTPEDIEKEIGVPIIGVIPAYEGAKHRAKGRGNRL, from the coding sequence ATGGGAGAAATATACGGTCTAAGAGAATATTTTGAAATGGCTTGGAAGCAGAAAAAGATAATTATTGCGGCAACCATGATAGCAATTTTAATAAGCGCCGTATTCAGCTTTTTTGTGCTTGAGCCTGAATATGAGGCTGGGACAAGTATTCTTGTAAACAGAATAGAAAATGAAACCGAGAGGTATCTTGATTTTGACGATGTGGTTTTGAATCAAAAGCTTGTCAATACCTATGGAAGGATTGCGATGTCAGATGCTGTCCTTGAAAAAACCATGAATGATTTAAACATAGTAATGGATGCTGAGGAATTTGCGAAAATGATATCAATTAACATTGTCGAAAACACAGAGATAATGGAAATACATGTTCTCAGCGCAAATCCAACTGAAGCGGCAAGGGTAGCCAACACAATGGCGGCTGCATTTGTCGATGAGGTTAAGAGAATAATGGGAATGGAGAATATAAAGATAATAGACAGGGCCGAAACACCCCAAAGTCCTTCTAAGCCTGACAAGAAGGTGATAATTATAGTCAATGGCTTCATAGGGATGATGGTTGGGCTGTATGCAGCTTTTATAAAGGAATACTTCGATGACACCATAAAAACTCCCGAGGACATCGAGAAGGAAATTGGAGTCCCAATTATAGGGGTGATACCAGCCTACGAAGGGGCAAAGCACAGGGCAAAAGGCAGGGGGAACAGGCTATGA
- a CDS encoding glycosyltransferase family 4 protein, with translation MKVALIGSCSPPFGGIEVHIKRLADMLEKSGMQVVIYDLENISESDDIRVKKIARAKLWTPWYFFTINEDVIHVHTLSWKHRAAMTLIARVRRKKIILTFHSLRDEIENMSQSEKALVRYVLKNADVFIAVSDKVAEKLEAWGCIKDRIRKITGFLPPDLEETELPENMLDFIASHKLIISANGSNMNFYKGYDLYGLDMLVELCGRISNKYDLGFLYCISRGYINNQEYYEHIKGVIREKGIEDRFMFVHENLEFSSILKRSDVFIRPTNTDGYAVSLAEALYAGIPSISSDAAERPLGTIIFKTRDIEDLCKRTVDVIENIEMHKKRLEYVEKEENGERLLKVYSDLFAEEG, from the coding sequence TTGAAGGTAGCGCTGATAGGAAGCTGTTCTCCGCCCTTTGGGGGAATCGAGGTTCATATAAAAAGGCTTGCTGATATGCTTGAGAAAAGCGGTATGCAGGTTGTCATATACGATTTGGAGAATATAAGCGAATCTGATGACATTCGCGTAAAAAAGATTGCCAGGGCAAAGTTGTGGACACCCTGGTATTTTTTTACAATAAATGAGGATGTTATACATGTACACACACTTAGCTGGAAACACAGGGCGGCCATGACGCTTATAGCGAGAGTGAGACGAAAAAAGATTATTCTGACTTTCCATAGCCTCAGGGACGAGATTGAAAACATGAGTCAGTCCGAGAAGGCTCTTGTGAGATACGTCTTAAAGAATGCGGATGTTTTTATCGCGGTTTCGGACAAAGTGGCGGAAAAGCTCGAAGCTTGGGGCTGCATAAAAGACAGGATTCGCAAAATCACAGGTTTTTTGCCTCCTGACTTGGAGGAGACTGAGCTTCCGGAAAATATGCTGGATTTCATTGCCAGTCATAAGCTGATAATATCGGCCAACGGTTCCAACATGAACTTCTACAAGGGATATGACCTTTACGGCCTTGACATGCTCGTCGAGCTGTGCGGTAGGATTTCAAACAAATACGATTTGGGATTTTTATATTGCATATCTAGAGGGTATATAAACAACCAGGAATACTATGAACATATAAAAGGGGTTATTAGAGAAAAAGGCATAGAGGACAGATTCATGTTTGTCCATGAAAATCTCGAGTTCAGCTCAATACTAAAAAGGTCTGATGTTTTTATTAGGCCGACAAATACGGATGGATACGCCGTATCTCTTGCCGAGGCTTTATATGCCGGCATTCCCAGCATATCAAGCGATGCAGCCGAAAGACCTCTTGGAACAATAATATTCAAAACTAGGGATATTGAAGATTTATGCAAAAGAACTGTCGATGTAATCGAAAATATTGAAATGCATAAAAAAAGGCTTGAGTATGTGGAGAAGGAGGAAAATGGCGAGCGTCTGCTTAAGGTTTACAGTGATCTCTTTGCCGAGGAGGGGTAG
- a CDS encoding polysaccharide deacetylase family protein, which translates to MLNICITADHELFFGDNYVPEEDVLIKPTYNLMDMLGENGASLVIMSDVLSIFRYRELGMNEFPESMEEQLVYAIKNGHDVQLHIHSHWINSTYSNGKWEFDYSKYKIHDLGFEDRRDGTPSAADVIRNGKKYLEDLLIPVDSSYVCRAFRAGGWNLMPERELLKALLNEGIWIDTSIFKGGRLETGIHGFDYTNVPESINWWIDPDMGIEHMAQMDDDAVFEMVIGSCYKMPGLLVKKIENSLLGRIRKKRLSETPPRGTAFADAQGGTLSEFAKKLGNYLGQPLMLSYDGVCKEVMLGIVKHYLKSYDCENNDYYLSVIGHPKSMGNIALLELEGFCRRINRDYKSIVRFVNTSEIKFQKR; encoded by the coding sequence GTGCTCAACATATGTATAACTGCAGACCATGAGCTGTTTTTCGGGGACAACTATGTTCCGGAGGAGGATGTACTTATAAAGCCCACATACAATTTAATGGACATGCTCGGCGAAAACGGGGCAAGTTTGGTCATTATGAGTGACGTGCTTTCTATATTCAGATACAGGGAGCTTGGCATGAATGAATTCCCAGAAAGCATGGAGGAGCAGCTTGTTTACGCCATAAAAAACGGCCATGACGTTCAGCTTCATATCCATTCACATTGGATTAACTCCACATACAGTAATGGAAAGTGGGAATTCGATTATTCTAAATATAAGATACACGATTTGGGGTTTGAAGATCGACGGGACGGAACGCCAAGCGCTGCGGATGTAATAAGGAACGGTAAAAAATATCTGGAGGACCTGCTAATACCAGTAGACAGCAGCTATGTATGCAGGGCGTTTAGAGCAGGCGGATGGAATCTGATGCCGGAAAGAGAGCTCCTGAAGGCCCTATTAAATGAGGGTATATGGATAGATACGAGCATATTCAAGGGCGGACGATTGGAAACTGGCATACATGGCTTTGACTATACAAATGTTCCGGAAAGCATAAACTGGTGGATAGATCCTGATATGGGTATAGAGCACATGGCGCAAATGGACGATGATGCGGTATTTGAGATGGTGATAGGCTCCTGCTACAAAATGCCGGGTTTGCTGGTAAAAAAAATTGAAAACAGCCTGCTTGGCAGGATAAGAAAAAAGAGGCTTAGTGAAACTCCCCCACGGGGAACGGCCTTTGCTGATGCGCAAGGAGGAACCTTGTCGGAATTTGCTAAAAAACTCGGAAATTACTTGGGCCAGCCGTTGATGCTGTCTTATGACGGAGTCTGCAAGGAAGTCATGCTGGGTATTGTGAAGCATTATTTGAAAAGCTATGACTGTGAAAACAATGATTATTACCTTTCGGTTATAGGGCACCCCAAGAGCATGGGCAATATTGCTCTGCTTGAGCTTGAGGGCTTCTGCAGGCGGATTAACAGGGATTACAAAAGCATAGTGCGGTTTGTGAACACATCAGAAATTAAATTCCAGAAGAGGTGA
- a CDS encoding O-antigen ligase family protein, translated as MMSIVKVLWIFCCFNLALLFITSKHNRTIAHLMLATLVVNIAFPLYIDLNKEYTVYVTSLAFVLLVYNIVLATYEEKELISDFSLDVSREMKIITAGLGMIYVFTAFQLLVLKIYRHETYAYVFSTYVVVHMIVFFFHGVRGKYDKEKLMTVVSFFSLGNSLLGIKEALSGIYRVGGLVGYCNGAGNLGAILFPVLLYKFWKKKSVFNFVVLALNLEFTYLTYTRTGYIAIFVEAFIFTVFMILRNNDRRMVVKKLFYVLISAVALFFLYMVYLDDIIAMYNSLFNYRGSTQSMRFVQFQRVFNIFFESPFIGIGTGQYAQYLLMTHFVSDFDIHSQWLSILTEQGLLTFISYAFFYAAAFVMLLKRCKGADLWFPMAIFAGNSLAINFNVNQYYGINIYIFYLIVFGFVFAMEEKAE; from the coding sequence ATGATGTCGATTGTAAAGGTTCTTTGGATATTTTGCTGCTTCAACCTGGCCCTGCTTTTTATAACAAGCAAACACAACAGGACGATTGCACACCTGATGCTGGCGACACTTGTTGTAAACATTGCATTTCCTCTGTATATCGATTTGAACAAGGAGTACACTGTCTATGTAACGTCTTTGGCATTCGTTCTTCTTGTGTACAATATAGTTTTGGCGACATATGAGGAGAAAGAGCTTATTTCGGATTTCTCTCTTGATGTTTCAAGGGAGATGAAAATAATCACAGCCGGCCTGGGTATGATATATGTGTTTACTGCATTTCAGCTGCTTGTTTTGAAAATATACAGACATGAAACTTATGCTTATGTATTTTCAACTTATGTGGTGGTCCATATGATTGTATTTTTTTTCCATGGAGTGAGAGGCAAATATGACAAGGAAAAGCTGATGACGGTAGTGAGTTTTTTTTCGCTGGGGAATTCGCTGCTTGGAATAAAGGAGGCCCTAAGCGGCATATACAGAGTAGGCGGCCTTGTTGGATACTGCAACGGGGCGGGAAACCTGGGAGCAATACTGTTTCCTGTACTGCTGTATAAATTCTGGAAGAAAAAAAGCGTGTTCAATTTTGTCGTATTGGCGCTGAACCTGGAATTCACTTACCTTACCTATACAAGGACAGGATATATTGCAATTTTTGTTGAAGCTTTTATTTTCACAGTATTTATGATACTTAGGAATAATGACAGGAGAATGGTTGTAAAAAAACTATTTTATGTGCTGATTTCAGCGGTTGCGCTTTTTTTTCTATATATGGTGTATCTTGATGATATAATCGCAATGTACAACAGCTTGTTCAATTACAGAGGCTCTACCCAGTCAATGAGATTCGTACAATTCCAGAGAGTATTCAATATTTTTTTCGAATCTCCTTTCATAGGCATTGGAACAGGTCAGTATGCGCAGTACCTTTTGATGACTCACTTTGTATCAGATTTCGACATACATTCCCAATGGTTGAGCATACTTACAGAGCAAGGCCTTTTGACCTTCATAAGCTATGCATTCTTCTACGCGGCTGCATTCGTTATGCTCCTTAAAAGATGCAAGGGCGCGGATTTGTGGTTCCCGATGGCTATATTTGCGGGAAACAGCCTGGCTATAAATTTCAATGTAAATCAGTACTACGGGATTAACATATACATTTTTTATTTAATAGTATTCGGTTTTGTTTTTGCAATGGAGGAAAAAGCGGAATGA